A window of Limisphaerales bacterium contains these coding sequences:
- a CDS encoding sulfatase-like hydrolase/transferase, translated as MKRMMILTVSILLFCATESNANVKAKQRPNVLFIAIDDLNDWTDTLKGNPQARTPHMDRLASKGIVFTNAHCAAPASDRRSHSESRTNPRSP; from the coding sequence ATGAAACGAATGATGATCCTCACCGTATCCATTCTGTTGTTTTGTGCGACGGAATCGAATGCAAACGTAAAGGCTAAACAAAGGCCCAACGTATTGTTCATCGCCATCGACGATCTGAATGACTGGACGGATACGCTTAAGGGTAACCCTCAGGCCAGAACGCCGCATATGGACAGGCTGGCTTCCAAGGGGATAGTTTTCACCAATGCCCATTGCGCGGCACCCGCCAGCGATCGTAGGAGTCATTCCGAATCTCGCACCAATCCACGCTCACCATGA
- a CDS encoding sulfatase-like hydrolase/transferase: MKTLLPVFAILLFSLSNLSAAKLPNIMVFLIDDMGVMDTSVPFLTDENGKPKRYPLNDYYRTPGMERLAKQGIRFNQFYAMSVCSPTRISIMTGQNAARHRATNWINPRGNNRGTNGPNGWNWPGLKKGDVTLPGVLRTQGYKTIHVGKAHFGPNDHEGSEPLNLGFDINVGGASFGAPGSYYAEKKYGKGTRRGHHAVPHLDKYHDSDTFLSEALTIEAKKNITEIVQSDQPFFLHFSHYAVHSPFESDPRFAAHYADSGKPKSAQAFATLIAGMDKSLNDMLDHFEKLGVAEDTLVIFLGDNGSDAPLGHQHAVACSAPLRGKKGAHYEGGMRVPFIAAWAKPNAKNAHQQRLSIPANRLLPQVANVTDLFPTLLQLADAKAPKGHTVDGRSILLPLTGSRDQLAHQQFLMHYPHGPHRSNYFTVWRDGDWKVIYHNFPKTPPLGGKPQSGGDRYELFNLVKDPFESTNVAKDNPEVLRKMMQGLAAQLKHHNAVYPQDQAGNALKPIVP; the protein is encoded by the coding sequence ATGAAAACATTGCTTCCGGTCTTTGCCATCCTCCTCTTCAGCTTATCCAACCTGTCCGCGGCCAAGCTGCCCAACATCATGGTGTTTCTGATTGATGACATGGGCGTAATGGACACGTCCGTGCCGTTCCTCACCGATGAGAATGGCAAGCCCAAGCGGTATCCGTTGAACGACTACTACCGCACGCCGGGGATGGAGCGACTGGCGAAGCAGGGTATCCGGTTCAATCAGTTTTATGCCATGAGCGTATGTTCCCCCACGCGAATCTCGATCATGACCGGCCAAAACGCCGCGCGTCATCGCGCCACCAACTGGATCAACCCGCGCGGCAACAACCGCGGGACCAATGGCCCGAATGGCTGGAATTGGCCTGGCCTGAAGAAAGGCGACGTGACATTGCCCGGCGTGCTACGCACTCAGGGCTATAAGACCATCCACGTGGGCAAGGCGCACTTTGGGCCGAATGATCACGAGGGCTCCGAACCCTTAAACCTCGGCTTCGACATCAATGTCGGCGGTGCTTCCTTTGGCGCGCCCGGTAGTTATTACGCGGAAAAGAAATACGGCAAAGGCACGCGGCGCGGGCATCACGCCGTCCCGCATCTCGACAAGTACCATGACTCGGACACGTTCCTTTCCGAGGCCCTTACTATTGAAGCCAAGAAAAACATCACCGAGATCGTCCAAAGCGATCAGCCGTTCTTTCTACACTTCTCGCATTACGCCGTGCATTCGCCGTTTGAATCCGACCCGCGCTTTGCTGCCCATTATGCGGATTCAGGTAAGCCCAAGAGCGCCCAGGCCTTTGCCACATTGATTGCAGGCATGGACAAATCGCTCAATGACATGCTCGATCATTTTGAAAAACTCGGCGTGGCAGAGGACACGCTGGTGATCTTCCTCGGCGACAACGGCTCGGACGCTCCGCTTGGGCACCAACACGCGGTCGCCTGCTCGGCGCCGTTGCGCGGCAAGAAAGGAGCGCATTACGAAGGCGGCATGCGCGTGCCTTTCATCGCGGCCTGGGCCAAACCCAATGCCAAGAACGCTCACCAACAACGCCTCTCCATCCCGGCCAATCGACTCCTGCCGCAGGTGGCCAATGTCACCGACCTGTTCCCCACCCTGCTCCAACTGGCCGACGCCAAGGCGCCCAAGGGCCACACGGTTGACGGGCGATCCATTCTCCTGCCGCTCACCGGCAGCCGCGATCAGCTCGCGCACCAGCAGTTTCTCATGCATTACCCGCACGGCCCGCATCGCAGTAATTATTTTACCGTGTGGCGCGATGGCGATTGGAAGGTCATCTACCACAACTTCCCCAAGACCCCGCCCCTCGGCGGCAAACCCCAATCCGGTGGCGACCGCTACGAGCTGTTCAATTTGGTGAAGGATCCGTTTGAATCCACCAACGTCGCCAAAGACAACCCCGAGGTGCTCCGTAAAATGATGCAAGGTCTGGCGGCTCAGTTGAAACACCACAATGCCGTCTACCCGCAGGATCAAGCCGGCAACGCGCTGAAACCCATCGTGCCTTAA
- a CDS encoding arylsulfatase, which yields MKLPAFFQSTRTLLLTLIGLGALVPAAQAERPNVIVIMSDDQGGGDYGFMGNEIIRTPALDVMAKRSGLLTKFYVSPVCAPTRASLMTGRYNYRTRCVDTYVGRAMMDPAEVTIAELLRAAEYRTGIYGKWHLGDNYPMRPMDQGFEDSLIHRGGGIGQPSDPIGAEGKYTDPTLLKNGVETPMKGYCTDIYFDGAMDFIEAAAKRKENFFTYIATNAPHGPYHDVPEKLYQEYLKVDFRPIMINKNPSPARLKAETDKLARICAMITNIDENVGRLFKKLDQLGIRDNTIVLYLNDNGPNSMRYVGNMRGMKAHIDDGGVRSPLVFHWPAQVKARKTSDALCAHIDLMPTLLDACGVKIPAKLKIDGRSFLPLLTGDNAPWPKRQVVIQSHRGNAPRLYHHFALHEEPWKLVHPTGFGKESFAGEPQLELYDLSKDPRQQNNLAAERPKVFQRLKKGYEDWFADVSSSRPDNYAPPRIVIGTKHEPRSVLTRQDWRHVTGRPWGRDSNGFWLLEAPEPGTYEVEIIFKETYPAGKATITVGKSRQQLDLAANTKRGHLTTMKLPAGKLKLSVEADFNGKIQGPHQVILKPNW from the coding sequence ATGAAATTACCCGCCTTCTTCCAATCCACACGCACCTTGTTGCTCACCCTCATCGGCTTGGGCGCTCTGGTGCCGGCCGCGCAGGCCGAGCGACCCAACGTGATCGTCATCATGAGCGATGACCAGGGCGGCGGCGACTACGGCTTCATGGGCAACGAGATCATTCGTACGCCCGCGCTGGACGTCATGGCCAAGCGAAGCGGATTGCTCACCAAGTTTTATGTGAGCCCCGTATGCGCGCCGACCCGCGCCAGCCTGATGACTGGGCGTTACAACTACCGCACGCGATGCGTCGACACCTACGTCGGTCGGGCGATGATGGATCCCGCCGAGGTGACCATCGCCGAACTCCTGCGCGCCGCCGAGTATCGCACCGGCATCTACGGCAAATGGCATTTGGGCGATAACTATCCCATGCGCCCCATGGACCAGGGTTTTGAGGACAGCCTCATCCATCGCGGCGGCGGCATTGGTCAACCCTCCGATCCCATCGGCGCCGAGGGCAAGTACACCGATCCGACCCTCCTCAAGAACGGCGTCGAGACTCCGATGAAAGGGTACTGCACGGACATCTATTTCGACGGCGCGATGGATTTCATCGAGGCGGCCGCTAAACGGAAGGAGAATTTTTTTACCTACATCGCCACCAATGCCCCGCACGGTCCGTACCACGACGTGCCTGAGAAACTGTATCAGGAATATCTCAAGGTCGATTTCCGACCGATCATGATTAACAAGAACCCCAGCCCGGCCCGCTTGAAGGCTGAGACCGACAAGCTCGCGCGCATCTGCGCCATGATCACCAATATCGACGAGAACGTGGGCCGTCTCTTCAAGAAACTCGACCAACTCGGCATCCGCGACAACACCATCGTCCTGTACCTCAACGACAACGGCCCCAACTCCATGCGCTACGTCGGCAACATGCGCGGCATGAAAGCGCACATCGACGACGGCGGCGTGCGCTCCCCGCTAGTGTTTCACTGGCCGGCCCAAGTGAAGGCCCGCAAGACCTCCGACGCGCTCTGCGCCCACATCGACCTCATGCCCACACTGCTTGACGCGTGCGGCGTGAAGATCCCCGCGAAGCTGAAAATCGATGGCCGCAGCTTTCTGCCTTTGCTCACCGGCGACAACGCCCCTTGGCCCAAACGACAGGTTGTGATCCAATCCCATCGCGGCAACGCGCCCCGGCTCTATCACCACTTTGCCCTCCACGAAGAACCGTGGAAGCTCGTGCACCCGACCGGCTTCGGCAAGGAAAGCTTTGCCGGCGAACCCCAGCTGGAACTCTACGATCTGAGCAAGGATCCGCGCCAACAAAACAACCTCGCCGCCGAACGCCCCAAGGTCTTTCAGCGGCTGAAGAAAGGTTACGAGGACTGGTTTGCCGACGTCAGTTCCTCTCGGCCAGACAACTATGCCCCACCGCGCATTGTGATCGGCACCAAACATGAACCGCGCTCCGTACTCACGCGACAGGATTGGCGTCACGTCACCGGCCGCCCTTGGGGCCGCGACTCCAACGGCTTCTGGTTGCTCGAAGCCCCCGAGCCCGGCACCTACGAAGTCGAAATCATTTTCAAGGAGACCTATCCCGCCGGTAAAGCCACCATCACCGTCGGCAAATCCCGCCAGCAGCTGGATCTGGCCGCCAACACAAAGCGCGGGCACCTCACGACGATGAAGCTGCCCGCCGGCAAGTTGAAGCTCTCTGTCGAAGCCGACTTCAACGGCAAAATTCAGGGTCCGCATCAAGTGATCCTAAAGCCCAATTGGTAA
- a CDS encoding beta-agarase has translation MRHLSFIFLSVIFSNVFGLCGAQPSAPKGISFTKIDGRHWLTSPDGQPFFAHGITHVNNTRIKIDFAKFSKACKAVGFNAYGYGCPEQLRGDMPFIESWNHLVPISYYRGKDNILFLDIFDPKIQAKLENGVKANCFRSRNNPNVIGYCWTDLGAWPLENPSGKNWVNYIRNLPEDSAGRNAYRQFLGTWKGDDDKARDRAFLRLIAREYFRVVGGAQRKYAPGRLVFGERFGLSKLQRFSTIAPEVLEEMLPYVDGIAIQPPFHGGFPKAELDAVYEQTGKPILLCDFAVRFKDGDKDIRSWKPEKDSVAAGKAYADYVKAALKTDYIVGVFWCNPMDTAKGFGKLGVKQGFFGEDLSERPGLHQSVKELNAFRDQMTPKR, from the coding sequence ATGCGACATCTCTCATTCATTTTTCTCTCCGTCATCTTTTCGAACGTCTTTGGGCTTTGTGGGGCTCAGCCGTCTGCGCCCAAGGGCATTTCGTTTACCAAAATTGATGGCCGGCATTGGCTGACGTCTCCGGATGGTCAGCCGTTTTTCGCGCACGGCATCACGCACGTGAACAATACCCGGATAAAGATCGACTTCGCGAAGTTTTCCAAAGCCTGCAAGGCGGTGGGCTTTAACGCCTACGGATACGGTTGCCCGGAACAACTCCGTGGCGATATGCCGTTCATCGAGAGCTGGAATCATCTCGTGCCCATTTCTTATTATCGGGGCAAAGACAACATCCTGTTCCTCGACATTTTTGATCCCAAGATTCAGGCCAAGCTCGAAAACGGAGTGAAGGCCAATTGCTTTCGCAGTCGTAACAATCCCAATGTCATCGGCTATTGCTGGACGGATCTTGGCGCTTGGCCACTGGAAAATCCTTCGGGCAAGAACTGGGTGAATTACATCCGTAACCTGCCCGAGGATTCCGCGGGTCGTAACGCCTACCGGCAATTTCTTGGCACTTGGAAAGGCGACGACGACAAGGCTCGGGACCGGGCTTTCCTACGACTCATTGCCCGCGAATACTTCCGGGTGGTCGGCGGAGCCCAGCGCAAGTACGCCCCGGGTCGATTGGTCTTTGGCGAGCGGTTTGGCTTAAGCAAACTTCAACGCTTCAGCACGATCGCCCCAGAGGTTCTGGAGGAGATGCTCCCGTACGTGGACGGCATCGCCATCCAGCCTCCGTTCCACGGGGGATTCCCCAAGGCGGAACTCGACGCCGTGTATGAGCAAACCGGCAAACCCATTTTGCTCTGCGACTTTGCCGTGCGCTTCAAGGATGGCGACAAGGATATCCGTAGTTGGAAACCTGAGAAAGATTCCGTCGCCGCCGGCAAGGCTTATGCCGACTACGTGAAGGCGGCGCTCAAGACCGACTACATCGTTGGCGTTTTCTGGTGCAACCCGATGGACACCGCGAAAGGCTTCGGTAAACTCGGCGTGAAGCAGGGTTTTTTCGGCGAAGACCTCTCCGAACGCCCCGGTCTACATCAATCCGTGAAGGAGCTAAACGCCTTCCGCGATCAAATGACGCCCAAACGGTAG
- a CDS encoding alpha/beta hydrolase fold domain-containing protein encodes MKRSNLILLTTLMLVWATSPLIAASNPLAKQILKLQPQADKDGDGKLSKAEEAALHKLILKRFPRADTDGDGALSTKEMQAVMRQAAARAKRQGGQKSGAGKNQAKGLKPPTHANVKYGDHERNVFDIWLADSTKLTPLAIYIHGGGFRSGSKEKLKSNDLDKLLKAGISVAAINYRYMSVATPLPAPHHDARRALQFMRSKAQGWNIDKERVAVFGGSAGAQICMWLAFSDEMAKPDSKDPIERESTRLTCVATSGGQTTNTHEFWRNLFTSLLGPDIDLKSFASPLEGITDPEQARKAQWGAQTLEEANEIASQHTALSNISADDPPIFMSYGMNPTAKPPTDKGRIRGWVIHHVKFGLALKEKTDALKHEAHLKYPGAELKYQSQVEFFVDKLLKK; translated from the coding sequence ATGAAACGAAGCAACCTGATCCTCCTTACCACGCTCATGCTAGTGTGGGCCACGTCGCCACTAATTGCCGCGAGCAACCCGTTGGCTAAGCAAATCCTCAAGCTGCAACCGCAGGCCGACAAGGATGGCGATGGCAAGTTGTCCAAGGCGGAGGAAGCGGCCCTGCACAAGCTGATCCTCAAACGCTTTCCCCGAGCCGACACGGACGGCGACGGCGCTCTGTCGACCAAGGAGATGCAGGCCGTGATGCGACAAGCGGCTGCCCGGGCCAAACGGCAGGGCGGACAGAAGTCAGGCGCAGGAAAAAACCAAGCCAAAGGACTGAAGCCACCCACTCATGCCAATGTGAAATACGGCGACCACGAACGGAACGTCTTCGACATCTGGCTCGCCGACAGCACCAAGCTCACGCCGTTGGCGATCTACATTCACGGCGGAGGCTTCCGATCCGGCAGCAAGGAAAAGTTGAAATCGAACGATCTCGACAAACTCCTGAAGGCCGGCATCTCCGTGGCTGCGATCAACTATCGCTACATGTCCGTTGCCACTCCATTGCCCGCTCCCCACCACGATGCCCGTCGGGCCTTGCAGTTCATGCGCTCCAAGGCGCAGGGATGGAACATCGACAAAGAACGCGTTGCTGTCTTCGGCGGATCCGCCGGCGCACAGATCTGCATGTGGCTGGCCTTCTCCGACGAAATGGCCAAACCCGACAGCAAGGATCCCATTGAGCGAGAATCGACGCGCCTGACCTGTGTGGCCACGAGCGGTGGTCAAACCACGAACACTCACGAGTTTTGGCGGAACCTGTTTACCTCGTTGCTGGGTCCGGACATTGACTTGAAATCCTTCGCCAGTCCCTTGGAAGGCATCACCGATCCCGAACAAGCCCGAAAGGCCCAATGGGGCGCGCAGACTCTGGAGGAAGCCAACGAAATTGCCAGCCAGCACACGGCGCTCTCGAATATCTCCGCCGACGATCCGCCGATCTTCATGAGCTACGGAATGAACCCGACGGCTAAGCCTCCCACTGACAAAGGGAGGATCCGGGGCTGGGTCATCCACCACGTTAAGTTCGGTCTCGCGCTCAAGGAGAAGACCGATGCCCTCAAACACGAAGCCCATCTGAAATACCCCGGCGCTGAATTGAAATACCAATCACAGGTCGAATTCTTCGTGGACAAACTGTTAAAGAAATAA
- the pdxA gene encoding 4-hydroxythreonine-4-phosphate dehydrogenase PdxA, whose protein sequence is MGDPAGVGPEVCLHLLQNADLAGRCVPIVFGDQAVLEQAAEQCGLAKPTTYINGLAEAEGPCVLDLSAIALSDFETGTINAATGRAGYTYVEDAINAALSGQVAAVTTAPLNKEALRAAGVPFPGHTEIFAALTHAQRACMLQYSSEVRCVFVTTHVPYAEVPRLLTKERILDTLELGAQAMRRIGCISGTEPKIGVLGLNPHAGEHGLFGNEEETIIGPAIETARVRGFDVEGPIPPDTAFLPAKRRATDFFVCMYHDQGHIPLKALCFDEAVNTTLGLPIIRTSVDHGTALDIAGQGKANPSSLFEAVKLAVKLTGSAA, encoded by the coding sequence ATGGGGGATCCCGCGGGGGTGGGGCCGGAGGTGTGTTTGCATTTGCTGCAGAACGCCGACCTAGCCGGGCGGTGTGTGCCGATTGTGTTTGGGGACCAGGCAGTGCTGGAGCAGGCGGCCGAGCAGTGTGGCTTGGCGAAGCCGACGACGTACATTAACGGCTTGGCCGAGGCGGAGGGGCCGTGCGTGTTGGATCTGAGCGCCATCGCGCTGAGTGATTTTGAAACGGGCACGATCAATGCCGCCACAGGACGCGCGGGGTACACGTATGTGGAGGACGCCATCAATGCCGCGCTCAGCGGGCAAGTGGCGGCGGTGACCACGGCGCCGCTCAACAAGGAAGCCCTGCGCGCGGCGGGCGTTCCCTTCCCCGGTCACACGGAGATTTTTGCCGCGCTCACGCACGCCCAACGCGCGTGCATGCTGCAGTACTCCAGCGAGGTGCGTTGTGTGTTTGTCACCACGCATGTGCCGTACGCCGAGGTGCCTCGGTTGCTCACGAAAGAACGCATCCTCGACACGCTCGAGCTGGGCGCGCAAGCGATGCGGCGTATTGGTTGCATTAGCGGAACGGAACCGAAGATCGGCGTGCTGGGGCTCAACCCGCATGCCGGCGAGCACGGGTTGTTTGGCAACGAAGAGGAAACGATCATTGGTCCGGCCATCGAAACAGCGCGCGTACGCGGCTTCGATGTCGAAGGCCCGATCCCGCCCGACACGGCCTTTCTGCCTGCCAAACGCCGCGCCACAGATTTTTTTGTTTGTATGTATCACGACCAAGGCCACATCCCGCTGAAAGCGCTGTGCTTCGATGAAGCGGTGAACACCACGCTCGGCCTGCCCATTATTCGCACGTCGGTCGATCACGGCACCGCGCTCGACATTGCCGGCCAAGGGAAGGCTAATCCCAGCAGTTTGTTTGAGGCGGTGAAACTGGCGGTGAAACTCACCGGATCGGCCGCATGA
- a CDS encoding sulfatase-like hydrolase/transferase, whose translation MRFLFLCLALTLNAAERPPNIVLLLADDLGYGELGCQGNAEIPTPHIDSIAKNGVRFTQGYVTAAFCSASRAGMMTGRYQTRFGYEFNPIGDHNEDPMAGLPRSERTLARHLHDVGYTTGLVGKWHLGGHAKFHPIRHGFDEFFGFTHEGHYFLPPPYKGMTTWLRRKALPGNARGRFTSADGKLIYSTHMGHDEPAYDANNPIVRGGQPVEEKAHLTDAFTREARDFIERHHDKPFFLYLAYNAVHSPLQGADAYMKQFAHIEDIQRRIFAAMLAHLDDSVGAVLAELRKQGLEKNTLVIFLSDNGGPTRELTSSNAPLRDGKGSVYEGGLRVPFMMQWPGTLPAGEIYRQPIVSLDLFATAAAIAQAPLKRRIDGVNLMPYLTGKKTGAPHASLYWRIATKAAYRKGDWKILRNPRRGQSEAWELYQLAEDISETNNLAANRTDKLEELRAEWDQLNTQMIEPIWTRPRK comes from the coding sequence ATGCGATTTCTTTTTTTGTGCCTGGCCCTGACGTTAAATGCCGCTGAACGACCGCCCAACATCGTGCTGCTGCTGGCTGACGACCTCGGGTACGGTGAGCTGGGTTGTCAGGGGAACGCTGAGATTCCCACGCCGCACATTGATTCGATTGCCAAGAATGGCGTGCGCTTTACGCAGGGGTACGTGACGGCCGCGTTCTGCAGCGCCTCGCGGGCGGGCATGATGACCGGCCGCTATCAGACGCGGTTTGGATACGAGTTCAACCCGATCGGCGATCACAACGAGGATCCCATGGCCGGGCTGCCGCGCAGCGAACGCACTTTAGCGCGGCATTTGCATGATGTCGGCTACACCACCGGGTTGGTCGGTAAATGGCATTTGGGTGGGCACGCGAAGTTTCATCCTATTCGGCACGGGTTCGATGAGTTTTTTGGATTCACACACGAGGGCCATTACTTTCTTCCGCCGCCGTACAAGGGCATGACCACCTGGCTCCGCCGCAAGGCACTGCCCGGCAACGCGCGCGGACGCTTCACCAGTGCCGATGGCAAGTTGATCTACTCCACCCACATGGGGCACGATGAACCGGCGTATGATGCCAACAATCCCATCGTGCGTGGCGGTCAACCGGTTGAGGAAAAGGCGCACCTTACCGACGCCTTCACCCGCGAGGCCCGCGACTTCATTGAGCGCCATCACGACAAACCGTTTTTTCTCTACCTCGCCTACAACGCTGTGCACAGCCCGTTGCAGGGGGCCGATGCCTACATGAAACAATTCGCCCACATCGAGGATATCCAACGCCGCATCTTCGCTGCCATGCTCGCGCATTTGGATGACAGCGTGGGCGCTGTGCTGGCCGAGTTGCGCAAACAGGGTCTGGAGAAAAACACGCTCGTCATTTTCCTGAGCGACAACGGCGGCCCCACACGCGAACTCACCTCCAGTAACGCCCCTCTGCGCGACGGCAAAGGCAGTGTGTACGAGGGCGGCCTGCGTGTGCCGTTCATGATGCAATGGCCGGGTACCCTGCCCGCCGGCGAAATCTATCGGCAGCCGATCGTTTCGCTGGACCTCTTCGCCACCGCCGCCGCCATTGCCCAGGCCCCGCTCAAGCGCCGGATCGATGGCGTGAATCTCATGCCTTATCTGACCGGCAAAAAAACTGGCGCGCCTCACGCGAGCTTGTACTGGCGCATCGCCACCAAAGCGGCTTACCGCAAGGGTGACTGGAAGATTCTCCGCAACCCGCGCCGTGGCCAGTCCGAGGCTTGGGAGCTGTACCAGCTCGCCGAAGATATTTCCGAAACCAACAACCTCGCCGCCAACCGCACCGACAAACTCGAGGAACTCCGCGCCGAATGGGACCAGCTCAACACCCAAATGATCGAGCCCATCTGGACCCGACCACGCAAGTAA
- a CDS encoding four-carbon acid sugar kinase family protein yields the protein MILVLADDLSGAAELAGIAFAHGLTAEVQTELQPRTEAQVICLDTDTRRLEPEAAAAALRKLTRRLKAASPEFIFKKTDSALRGNIGAELGVLLELTARARAVFVPANPSRGRVIRGGDYLIEETPLHETDFARDPQHPATTSNVAARLGNDPAITIPDATNEADVVAAAAACDDLVLPAGAGDFFAALLETRGHAAMPAEITAAAGPALFVCGSLAAWGRGRSSQCEMRGVPVCAMPAELFGQSDHPAALHAWVQSACAALGEHGAVMLAIGRIKAVERAALLEARLAQAMAMVLAQMEVARLLLEGGATASAALCRLKWSRLSAVDLAAADLPGLRMAEDGPRVFIKPGSYDWPDSVWPEEEN from the coding sequence ATGATTCTGGTTCTGGCCGATGACCTGTCGGGGGCGGCTGAGTTGGCCGGGATTGCGTTTGCCCACGGACTCACCGCGGAGGTGCAGACGGAGTTGCAACCGCGCACGGAGGCGCAGGTGATTTGTCTGGATACAGACACGCGGCGACTGGAACCGGAGGCGGCCGCGGCGGCGCTGCGGAAATTGACGCGGCGACTCAAGGCGGCTTCGCCGGAATTCATTTTCAAAAAAACCGACTCCGCCTTGCGCGGGAACATCGGGGCGGAGCTGGGTGTGTTGCTGGAGCTCACGGCCCGTGCGCGGGCCGTGTTCGTGCCGGCCAATCCTTCGCGCGGGCGGGTGATTCGCGGAGGCGATTATTTGATTGAAGAGACGCCCCTGCACGAGACGGATTTTGCCCGGGACCCGCAGCATCCGGCGACCACGTCGAATGTGGCGGCGCGGCTGGGGAATGATCCGGCGATCACGATCCCCGATGCCACGAATGAAGCCGATGTGGTAGCAGCGGCGGCCGCGTGTGATGACTTGGTGTTGCCCGCCGGCGCGGGCGATTTTTTTGCGGCCCTGCTCGAGACGCGCGGCCATGCGGCCATGCCGGCGGAGATCACGGCGGCAGCCGGGCCGGCGTTGTTTGTGTGCGGCAGTCTGGCGGCGTGGGGACGCGGCCGGTCCAGCCAATGCGAAATGCGCGGGGTACCGGTGTGCGCCATGCCGGCGGAATTGTTCGGGCAAAGCGACCATCCGGCGGCGCTCCACGCGTGGGTGCAATCGGCCTGCGCCGCGCTGGGCGAGCACGGCGCGGTGATGCTGGCGATCGGACGAATCAAAGCGGTCGAACGCGCGGCGCTTCTGGAAGCGCGTTTGGCGCAGGCGATGGCGATGGTGCTCGCGCAAATGGAAGTGGCGCGGCTGTTGCTCGAGGGCGGCGCCACGGCCTCGGCGGCGTTGTGCCGGCTGAAGTGGTCGCGTCTGTCGGCGGTGGATTTGGCCGCGGCGGATCTGCCGGGCCTGCGGATGGCAGAAGACGGCCCGAGGGTGTTCATCAAGCCGGGCAGTTATGACTGGCCCGATTCGGTTTGGCCCGAGGAAGAAAATTGA